Proteins co-encoded in one Capnocytophaga ochracea DSM 7271 genomic window:
- a CDS encoding SDR family oxidoreductase, whose translation MKSSEKILLAGATGYLGQFILAELLKKEYSTRIVVRNKSKIAPALLTHPLLEVVEAEVTKPNTLLGVCEGVTQVISTVGITRQKDKLTYEQVDYAANKNLLDEALRSGVRKFVYISVLNGEALRSIAIGAAKEHFVDTLKTSGMDYCIVRPSAFYSDIATFFSMAKEGKVRLFGKGQYAMNPIHGEDLAEVCVAQLESSEKEVNVGGAEVFTQYEIAALAFEVLHKPVKVGFLPDWVRKSVLKIGKYLLPKSAYGTIEFVFTVMAMDSVAPMKVGKHRLKVFFEELRNKYLHL comes from the coding sequence ATGAAATCATCAGAAAAAATATTATTAGCCGGAGCGACCGGTTATTTAGGTCAGTTTATATTAGCTGAACTCTTGAAAAAAGAATACTCTACCCGCATTGTGGTGCGTAATAAGTCGAAAATAGCACCCGCCTTACTTACCCACCCGCTATTAGAAGTAGTCGAGGCTGAGGTAACAAAACCCAATACTTTACTCGGTGTGTGCGAGGGGGTTACCCAAGTGATTTCCACTGTCGGAATTACTCGGCAGAAAGACAAACTCACCTACGAGCAAGTAGATTATGCGGCTAACAAGAACTTGCTTGATGAAGCACTGCGCTCAGGGGTACGTAAGTTTGTATATATTTCCGTATTAAACGGCGAAGCATTACGTTCTATTGCCATTGGGGCTGCCAAAGAGCATTTTGTAGATACCCTTAAAACCAGTGGAATGGACTACTGTATCGTGCGTCCATCGGCTTTTTACAGCGATATAGCTACCTTCTTTTCAATGGCAAAAGAAGGTAAAGTGCGTCTGTTTGGCAAAGGGCAATACGCTATGAATCCTATTCACGGCGAGGATTTAGCCGAGGTGTGTGTAGCGCAATTAGAGAGCTCCGAAAAGGAAGTGAATGTAGGAGGGGCTGAGGTGTTCACCCAGTATGAAATCGCTGCTTTGGCTTTCGAGGTGTTACATAAGCCTGTGAAGGTTGGTTTTTTGCCTGATTGGGTACGGAAGTCCGTTTTGAAAATAGGCAAATATCTCTTGCCTAAAAGTGCTTACGGCACTATAGAATTCGTTTTCACCGTAATGGCAATGGATTCGGTAGCGCCAATGAAGGTAGGAAAACATAGGTTGAAGGTATTTTTTGAGGAACTTCGAAATAAATATTTGCATTTGTAG
- a CDS encoding NAD(P)H-dependent oxidoreductase, whose protein sequence is MNVLIINGHSAMETSNANKAILEEVKRLLPEVEISELQALYPNYQFDIVAEQVKLVKADVIVWQFPLNWYSVPALLKKWVDDVFAFGFAYDTAYQLEGKKLLLSFTTGAPEEAYQKCPISNFFYPHRQTANFTKMEFLDPVVSYAMHYEPNVMPKEALLAVQQKAKEHAARLVAEIKKIS, encoded by the coding sequence ATGAACGTATTAATTATCAACGGACACTCCGCTATGGAGACGTCCAACGCCAATAAGGCTATTTTGGAAGAGGTAAAACGCCTGCTTCCTGAAGTTGAGATAAGTGAGTTACAAGCGCTTTATCCTAATTATCAGTTTGATATAGTTGCTGAGCAAGTCAAACTTGTTAAGGCTGACGTGATTGTATGGCAGTTTCCTTTGAATTGGTATTCAGTTCCTGCTCTATTAAAAAAATGGGTAGATGATGTTTTTGCTTTTGGTTTTGCTTATGATACAGCTTATCAGTTGGAAGGCAAAAAACTATTGCTTTCTTTCACTACGGGAGCTCCTGAAGAAGCCTATCAAAAATGTCCTATTTCTAATTTCTTTTATCCTCACCGTCAGACGGCTAACTTTACCAAAATGGAGTTTTTAGACCCCGTAGTCTCTTATGCAATGCATTATGAACCTAATGTGATGCCTAAGGAGGCACTTTTGGCAGTACAGCAAAAAGC
- a CDS encoding SDR family NAD(P)-dependent oxidoreductase translates to MKNLNNKNAVITGGSEGIGLGIAKAFAREGANLLLIGKDSEKLQRAQQELLNEFGVQVHTLSADLSKTETVTEVVKDIERLLPTVDILVNNAGLGKFVPFEQVDNTLYDALFNLNVKAPYFLTQGLLPAFVKSKGNVINISSCFAHRMLPNRATTAYSATKGALDSFTKALAFEVGHLGVRVNAIAPGNISTPQFNRNLQALTPEKQAAFETMVKEVYPLQHIGTPEDIAEACVFLASDNASWITGTVLAVDGGLTTN, encoded by the coding sequence ATGAAAAACTTAAACAACAAGAATGCCGTGATTACCGGCGGAAGTGAAGGTATTGGCTTAGGAATAGCCAAAGCCTTTGCCCGTGAGGGCGCGAACCTATTGCTCATAGGTAAAGACTCTGAGAAACTACAAAGAGCCCAACAAGAGCTACTAAATGAGTTTGGCGTGCAAGTACACACCCTCTCTGCTGATTTATCAAAAACGGAGACAGTAACTGAGGTAGTGAAAGACATTGAGCGACTGCTGCCTACGGTAGATATTTTAGTAAACAACGCTGGTTTGGGCAAGTTCGTGCCTTTTGAGCAAGTGGACAATACCTTATACGATGCCCTCTTCAACCTCAATGTAAAAGCGCCTTATTTCCTTACCCAAGGTCTGTTACCTGCTTTCGTGAAAAGCAAGGGGAATGTTATTAATATCTCGTCGTGTTTTGCGCACCGAATGCTTCCTAACCGCGCAACTACCGCTTATTCAGCTACTAAAGGAGCTTTGGACTCTTTTACCAAGGCGTTGGCTTTTGAAGTGGGACATTTGGGCGTACGCGTAAATGCCATTGCCCCTGGGAATATTTCTACACCGCAATTCAACCGCAATTTGCAAGCTCTCACCCCCGAAAAACAAGCCGCTTTTGAGACTATGGTAAAGGAAGTTTACCCTTTACAACACATTGGCACGCCTGAAGATATAGCCGAGGCTTGTGTATTCTTAGCCAGCGACAATGCTTCGTGGATTACAGGCACTGTGCTTGCTGTAGATGGCGGACTCACTACAAATTAG
- a CDS encoding winged helix DNA-binding domain-containing protein yields MGIRQCTPQLAQLQEAFAKAELLRLHLLRCTVQVVSKTDIGWLLPLCKERNLSTLQSWQKSISTAFAQNYFEEVTHALRELLVGGKSLSKKAIANRLTTLGLLPDDKLLNPLLLRAEIEGLLCSGVMQGKEATWALLSKRVPTTTVIILDEALKRLAQKYFRSHSPASLEDFTWWSGLPKMQCKKAIEGIASELEEVSVESTPMYLYRNNFEATDYTKTMHLLPPYDEYLIGYKSRWVALDKKHEAKAHNKFGIFKPVILHEGRVVGNWKASIDKQATNLTTDLFTEKTKVRKSDLQKATNQLVRFCEITAFN; encoded by the coding sequence ATAGGTATACGGCAATGTACTCCGCAATTAGCTCAACTCCAAGAGGCTTTTGCTAAGGCTGAACTTTTGCGCCTTCATCTCTTGCGTTGTACGGTGCAAGTGGTGAGCAAAACGGATATAGGCTGGTTACTTCCTTTATGCAAGGAACGCAATCTGAGTACTTTGCAATCTTGGCAAAAGAGTATCAGTACAGCGTTTGCCCAAAATTACTTTGAGGAGGTAACCCACGCTCTACGAGAACTGTTAGTTGGTGGTAAGTCATTGTCTAAAAAAGCTATTGCTAACAGACTCACAACTTTGGGACTTTTACCTGATGACAAACTGCTCAACCCTTTATTATTGCGTGCTGAGATTGAAGGGCTTTTGTGTTCGGGGGTAATGCAAGGCAAGGAAGCTACTTGGGCTCTATTGTCGAAAAGAGTACCTACAACAACTGTTATTATCCTTGATGAAGCTTTGAAACGACTGGCACAGAAGTATTTCAGGAGTCATTCGCCTGCCTCGTTAGAGGATTTCACGTGGTGGTCGGGATTGCCTAAAATGCAATGTAAAAAAGCTATAGAGGGGATTGCCTCTGAATTAGAAGAAGTTTCGGTAGAAAGTACTCCAATGTATCTGTATCGCAATAACTTTGAAGCTACCGATTACACAAAAACAATGCATTTGCTTCCGCCGTACGATGAGTATCTGATAGGCTATAAAAGCCGTTGGGTAGCTCTCGACAAAAAGCACGAAGCAAAGGCACATAATAAGTTTGGTATATTTAAACCGGTTATTCTGCACGAAGGCAGAGTTGTAGGCAATTGGAAAGCGAGTATTGATAAACAAGCAACTAACCTAACTACCGACCTTTTTACTGAGAAAACCAAAGTAAGGAAGAGTGACTTGCAAAAAGCTACCAACCAACTTGTAAGGTTTTGCGAGATAACAGCTTTTAACTAG
- a CDS encoding CPBP family intramembrane glutamic endopeptidase: MKKYNHPILFFTLSFVIPWVLWFVVAYWSHQPKAPNAFWTGFFELAGLLAPMGVATYLFTRNKELLSDLKGRFVGKNLLANRYFWITLLFSPLSIVVAQLLSLDLGHSLNQFYISGEPSFSSAPFNAWFVLCLAPVVEELAWHTYGTDALRSRWTLFTSSLIFTVYWGLWHLPLFFVKDYYQSNIQAEGWIYTANFFVSLFSFVFIINWLYYKSGRNVLVAILFHLVANVSNEIFATHPDSKLIQTGLFALLMGYILVKERRLFFSR, encoded by the coding sequence ATGAAAAAATATAATCACCCTATTTTGTTTTTCACCCTTTCCTTTGTGATTCCTTGGGTATTGTGGTTTGTGGTGGCTTATTGGAGTCACCAACCCAAAGCACCTAATGCTTTTTGGACAGGCTTTTTTGAATTGGCAGGCTTGTTAGCGCCTATGGGTGTGGCTACCTACCTCTTTACACGCAATAAGGAACTATTATCCGACCTTAAAGGACGTTTTGTAGGCAAAAATTTGCTCGCCAACCGCTATTTTTGGATTACCCTCTTGTTTTCACCCCTTTCCATTGTGGTGGCACAGCTACTTTCACTCGATTTAGGGCATAGTCTCAACCAGTTTTACATTTCAGGAGAGCCTAGTTTCAGTTCAGCACCTTTCAACGCTTGGTTTGTGCTCTGTTTGGCGCCAGTGGTCGAAGAATTGGCTTGGCATACTTATGGCACTGATGCCTTGCGCAGTAGGTGGACGCTTTTCACCTCATCGCTCATCTTTACCGTTTATTGGGGGTTGTGGCATTTGCCCTTGTTCTTTGTAAAAGACTACTACCAAAGCAACATACAAGCGGAAGGGTGGATTTATACGGCTAACTTTTTTGTGAGTCTGTTTTCATTTGTGTTTATCATCAACTGGTTGTATTACAAATCGGGGCGCAATGTGCTAGTAGCGATATTGTTCCATTTGGTAGCCAATGTTTCTAACGAAATCTTTGCCACCCATCCCGATAGCAAACTGATACAAACAGGCTTATTTGCCCTACTGATGGGCTATATATTAGTGAAAGAAAGACGATTGTTTTTTAGTAGGTAA
- a CDS encoding helix-turn-helix domain-containing protein, with translation MNTLFTIGIFLCFFLSVLLFTKRPQALSDKVLGIWLVCIGIYLLNYYLHYLGYWEKYPHLVGATHPFPLLFAPFVYLYVLVCSREDQHFHWRDSLHFLPFLLTYVVMFPFLFGYSATEKAMIDQADYHSPYQWLFTTSFVAFVTVSVVYIVLAYQKINQYERVIGDNFGYNEGISLQWLRLLLIGFGLIFSVMIVGYIVQFLLEIEIGVNIELIFLTLFVLLIGLIGFWGIRHQGIFSVEKQKPFIKNLVLSDNSHRSDNIEPSSFSKTPEYRKSGLKAEDATSLHQQLLTLMTTEKPYLEPKLSLAQLAEMLGVLPNHLSQIINQYEEKNFYDFVNSYRVEEFITLAKKDIDKNFNLLGLAYEAGFNSKSSFNQVFKKITGKTPSEFLN, from the coding sequence ATGAATACGCTCTTTACTATCGGCATTTTCCTTTGCTTTTTTCTTTCTGTATTGCTCTTTACCAAACGCCCTCAAGCCTTATCGGATAAGGTATTGGGGATATGGTTGGTGTGCATTGGTATTTATCTGCTGAATTACTACCTGCATTATTTAGGCTATTGGGAGAAATATCCTCATTTGGTAGGAGCGACGCACCCTTTTCCGCTTTTGTTTGCTCCTTTTGTATATTTGTACGTGTTGGTGTGTTCACGTGAAGACCAACATTTTCATTGGCGCGATAGCTTGCACTTTTTACCTTTTTTACTCACCTACGTTGTGATGTTTCCCTTTCTTTTTGGCTATTCGGCGACTGAAAAAGCAATGATAGACCAAGCTGATTACCATAGTCCCTATCAATGGTTATTTACAACTTCGTTTGTAGCTTTTGTGACCGTGAGTGTGGTGTATATTGTATTGGCTTATCAGAAAATCAATCAGTATGAGCGGGTAATAGGCGACAATTTTGGCTATAACGAAGGTATTAGTTTGCAATGGCTACGACTGTTGCTCATTGGGTTCGGGCTGATTTTCTCAGTGATGATAGTGGGATATATAGTGCAATTTCTCTTAGAAATAGAGATAGGAGTTAATATAGAACTTATTTTCTTAACACTCTTTGTCTTACTTATAGGGCTTATTGGCTTCTGGGGCATACGGCATCAGGGAATTTTTAGTGTTGAAAAACAAAAGCCTTTTATAAAGAATTTAGTCTTGTCTGACAATTCTCATAGGTCAGACAATATTGAACCTTCTTCATTCTCCAAAACTCCTGAATACCGCAAATCTGGATTGAAAGCCGAGGACGCAACCAGCTTACACCAACAGCTACTCACACTAATGACTACCGAAAAACCTTATCTCGAACCTAAACTCTCCTTAGCTCAATTAGCTGAAATGTTAGGTGTACTTCCTAATCACCTTTCACAAATTATCAACCAATACGAAGAAAAGAATTTTTATGACTTTGTGAATAGCTATCGTGTCGAAGAGTTTATCACTTTGGCAAAGAAAGACATTGATAAGAATTTTAATCTTTTGGGGCTTGCCTATGAAGCGGGCTTTAACTCTAAGTCCTCTTTCAATCAAGTGTTTAAGAAGATAACAGGTAAAACACCGAGTGAATTTCTGAATTAG
- the brnQ gene encoding branched-chain amino acid transport system II carrier protein — MHHIRKSKWKTITTVGFALFAMFFGAGNLILPPFIGLRTEGEWGMALLGFFITAILAPFLGVLMVAKTGTHFTDLGKKTHPWLIKILTLLVILCIGPLVAIPRTAATTFEVGIQPLLPAFPKVWFIVLFFAVVTALSISKSKIVSIIGRFLTPFLLIVLVLLIVLGVCFPPDSITSTAFTATESFSLGFLEGYQTMDLLASVIFAGIVIAAVIDSGYTSRNERVSVTFAAGMLSTLCLLFIYGGLIYLGATTDYPLTDSVQRTELLLHISHSVLGKWGTITVALAIGFACLTTAIALTSAVGLFFEEVTHQRVPYKVGAIVCTLISVVLSINTVDNIINYAIYILLFIYPIVSTLIITVLFFDRFVNSKLPYILSILVTAIISTIDSCQTLGLPFDKLYEIKSLLPLSDYGLEWFLPALLTFIITAFMKGFKKK; from the coding sequence ATGCATCATATTCGTAAAAGCAAATGGAAAACTATTACCACCGTAGGCTTCGCTTTATTTGCGATGTTCTTTGGGGCGGGTAATCTTATATTACCTCCGTTCATAGGTTTAAGAACGGAAGGGGAATGGGGTATGGCGTTGTTAGGCTTTTTTATCACCGCTATTTTAGCTCCTTTTTTAGGGGTGTTAATGGTGGCTAAAACGGGCACTCACTTCACTGATTTAGGGAAGAAAACGCACCCTTGGCTCATTAAAATCCTTACGTTATTAGTTATTTTATGCATAGGTCCTTTGGTAGCTATCCCACGCACCGCTGCTACTACTTTTGAAGTAGGCATACAACCCTTATTACCTGCTTTTCCTAAGGTGTGGTTCATCGTTTTATTCTTTGCCGTTGTAACCGCTTTATCTATATCGAAATCCAAGATTGTAAGCATTATAGGCAGGTTTCTCACTCCTTTTCTGCTGATAGTTTTAGTACTGCTTATTGTTTTAGGCGTATGCTTTCCCCCAGATAGTATTACCTCTACGGCATTTACCGCCACTGAAAGCTTTTCCTTAGGTTTCTTAGAAGGCTACCAAACAATGGATTTGTTGGCTTCGGTCATCTTTGCAGGTATTGTTATTGCAGCAGTAATAGATAGTGGCTATACCTCACGCAATGAGCGTGTTTCTGTTACTTTTGCAGCAGGAATGCTTTCTACGCTCTGTTTGTTGTTTATTTATGGAGGGCTTATTTACTTAGGCGCCACTACCGATTACCCCTTAACTGATAGCGTACAACGCACTGAACTTCTGTTACACATTTCTCATTCTGTTTTAGGAAAATGGGGTACTATCACTGTTGCCTTAGCTATTGGGTTTGCTTGTCTTACAACCGCTATTGCTCTTACATCGGCAGTGGGCTTGTTCTTTGAAGAAGTAACTCATCAACGCGTCCCGTACAAAGTAGGTGCTATAGTCTGTACGCTCATTTCAGTAGTATTATCAATTAACACGGTGGATAATATCATCAACTATGCGATTTATATTCTGCTATTTATATACCCCATAGTCTCTACTCTCATTATAACCGTTTTATTCTTCGACCGCTTTGTAAATAGCAAATTACCCTATATTTTAAGCATATTGGTCACTGCTATTATTTCCACTATTGATAGCTGTCAAACATTAGGACTACCCTTTGATAAGCTTTATGAAATTAAAAGCCTATTACCTTTGAGCGATTACGGTTTAGAATGGTTTTTACCTGCTTTGCTAACTTTTATTATTACAGCTTTCATGAAAGGCTTTAAGAAGAAATAA
- a CDS encoding TonB-dependent receptor yields MKTFLSIVLFLVLPLVAHAQDITQTLRGTIYDQSTHEPLIGATIVVQNSQPVIGTTTDEAGNFSITNLSLGRVSLEISYIGYESRVIPEILITSAKEVVLSIALKEAATELEGVEVVAGIRKEKALNAMATVSARTFSVEETQRYAGGLSDPARLASAFAGVSTGNLQDNSIVVRGNAPQGVQWRLEGVEIPSPQHFSGGNVIGGGLVTLFSNQVIGNSDFLTGAFPAEYGNALAAVFDVKMRTGNTSHYEHTAQVGVLGLDFASEGPLSRAKGSSYLFNYRYSTLGLLSDLKINKTGQRIKYQDLSFKLNFLTEKAGTFSLWGIGGIDNTHKDALKAPTDWKTDIDRVNNNWDTYVGTVGLRHQITAGERSFVESHLAFSGTDDRISTDYLSDDASVFTPDSRLKKQNGTLTLATSLTHKLSSLATLKVGISSKQLFYKYNLSAAQDYVPSTYARIVNSAGSTNLTEGYAQLKYQLSPALLANVGLRTHYFGLNKELSLESRAGLAWKLSDKHSLSFGYGKHSQPEDLNVYMIEVGGVAVNKNLKLSDAHHFVLGYDWMLTDKLRFKAEAYYQYLWNIAGEEGTSYSLINLRRALYLNKALVNNTKGRNYGIDLTLERFLGDNYYYLITGSIFKSEYKAGDNVWRNTRYNKGFVLNALFGKEFYFANNRKVLDVNARVSVIGGERYSPILESQSLAQKRVIYDESRAFSEQFRTLTYADLTVNYRINHRKSSSVFSFQMKNILGAPIYIDHNYNYQTGQIELSKATLVIPNISYKIEF; encoded by the coding sequence ATGAAAACCTTTTTGAGCATCGTTCTTTTTTTAGTGCTTCCGCTTGTAGCACACGCACAAGATATTACCCAAACACTTAGGGGTACTATTTACGACCAAAGCACTCACGAACCTCTCATCGGGGCTACCATAGTGGTGCAAAACTCTCAGCCAGTTATCGGTACAACTACCGATGAGGCGGGAAATTTTTCGATTACTAACCTCTCCTTAGGAAGGGTGAGTTTGGAAATTTCTTATATAGGCTATGAGAGCCGCGTAATTCCCGAAATACTCATTACTTCAGCCAAAGAAGTAGTGCTTAGTATTGCTCTGAAAGAAGCCGCCACTGAGCTTGAAGGTGTGGAAGTAGTAGCGGGTATCCGCAAGGAGAAAGCCCTCAATGCAATGGCTACCGTGAGTGCCCGCACCTTTTCGGTAGAGGAAACACAGCGTTATGCTGGCGGACTTAGTGACCCTGCGCGTTTGGCTTCTGCCTTTGCGGGGGTCTCTACCGGTAATTTGCAGGACAACTCTATTGTCGTGCGCGGTAATGCTCCGCAAGGCGTGCAATGGCGATTGGAAGGTGTGGAAATCCCTTCGCCTCAGCATTTTTCTGGGGGGAATGTCATCGGGGGCGGATTAGTGACGCTTTTTAGCAATCAGGTGATTGGCAATTCCGATTTTCTTACAGGGGCTTTTCCTGCCGAGTATGGCAATGCGCTCGCAGCTGTTTTTGATGTGAAAATGCGCACTGGCAATACTTCCCATTATGAGCATACGGCACAAGTGGGCGTATTAGGACTCGATTTTGCTTCCGAAGGTCCGCTTTCACGTGCCAAAGGTTCTTCTTATCTCTTCAACTATCGCTATTCTACTTTGGGATTACTCAGCGATTTGAAAATCAACAAAACCGGTCAGCGTATTAAGTACCAAGACCTTTCCTTTAAATTGAATTTCCTTACTGAAAAAGCAGGTACATTCTCTCTTTGGGGTATCGGAGGGATTGACAACACTCATAAAGATGCTTTAAAGGCTCCAACCGACTGGAAAACCGATATCGACCGCGTGAATAACAATTGGGATACTTACGTGGGTACAGTAGGGTTGCGCCACCAAATTACCGCTGGCGAGCGCAGTTTTGTAGAATCACACCTCGCTTTTTCGGGTACTGACGACCGTATTAGCACCGATTACCTTTCAGATGACGCTTCAGTATTCACCCCCGACAGCCGACTTAAAAAACAAAACGGCACACTCACTTTGGCGACCTCGCTCACTCATAAACTCTCTTCTTTGGCTACTTTAAAAGTAGGAATTTCATCTAAACAACTTTTCTACAAGTATAACCTCAGCGCTGCACAGGATTATGTGCCTTCCACTTATGCGCGCATCGTCAATTCAGCGGGTAGTACCAACCTTACTGAGGGCTATGCCCAACTCAAATACCAGCTATCACCTGCCCTTTTGGCGAATGTGGGATTGCGCACTCACTATTTTGGTTTGAATAAAGAACTTTCTCTTGAAAGTAGAGCGGGATTGGCTTGGAAACTTTCCGACAAACACAGTTTGAGTTTCGGTTATGGCAAACACTCTCAACCCGAAGATTTGAATGTGTATATGATAGAAGTAGGGGGTGTAGCTGTGAATAAGAATTTGAAGCTGAGCGATGCACATCATTTTGTGTTAGGCTATGACTGGATGCTTACCGATAAATTGCGTTTCAAAGCCGAAGCCTATTATCAATATCTGTGGAATATCGCAGGGGAAGAGGGTACCAGCTACTCGCTTATCAATTTGCGACGGGCGCTGTATCTCAACAAAGCACTCGTGAATAATACCAAAGGACGCAATTATGGTATCGACCTTACTTTGGAGCGCTTTTTGGGTGATAATTATTACTATCTCATTACGGGGTCTATCTTCAAATCCGAATATAAGGCGGGTGATAATGTGTGGCGTAATACGCGCTATAACAAAGGTTTTGTGCTGAATGCCCTCTTTGGTAAAGAGTTCTATTTTGCCAATAACCGTAAGGTGCTTGATGTGAATGCGCGTGTGAGTGTAATCGGAGGCGAGCGTTACAGTCCGATTTTGGAAAGCCAATCGTTAGCCCAAAAACGTGTGATATACGATGAAAGTCGGGCTTTTAGCGAGCAATTCCGCACTCTTACCTACGCCGACCTTACTGTGAATTACCGCATCAACCACCGCAAGAGCAGTAGTGTGTTCTCTTTCCAAATGAAGAATATACTCGGAGCGCCTATCTATATCGACCATAATTACAATTACCAAACCGGACAGATAGAGCTTAGCAAAGCTACTTTGGTGATTCCTAATATCAGTTATAAAATAGAATTTTAA